The DNA sequence GCTCACCACCAGGATCGCTCCGTCCATCTGAGCCGCCCCGGTGATCATGTTCTTCACATAGTCCGCGTGCCCCGGGCAGTCCACGTGCGCGTAGTGCCGGTTCGCCGTCTCGTACTCCACGTGCGCCGTCGCGATCGTGATCCCCCGCTCCCGCTCCTCCGGCGCCTTGTCGATCTGGTCGAACGCGACCGCGTTGCCCCCGTGCTTCTTCGCCTGCGTTACCGTGATCGCCGCCGTCAACGTCGTCTTCCCGTGGTCCACGTGGCCGATCGTCCCCACGTTCACGTGCGGCTTGGTACGCTCGAATTTCTCCTTGCCCATCGTCGTTCCTCGTCGATGCCCAGGTTAGTCGGGTTCGGTGGTCCGGTCGCTACGCGGTTTCGCCGGCGGCGAGGAGCGTGGGCGAAGCCGGCGGCTTCGCGTCGACGCCATCCCTCCCCCGCGGGCGGGTCTCGATCGGCGGGAGCGTGGAGTCCCGGACGGGTGAGAAGCCAACCGGCCCGCCGAGGCTCCCCCGTGGGCAGCTCGTTGGACCGTCATCCGATCCTCCGGCGGAGCCGGCGGGGACGGGATCTCGACTCGGGATTGTTCCGTGCGGACCGCAGACCGAACATCCCCCGACCGGGACACAAGGCACCGGCTGGGGGACAGACAGGGAAAGCTAGACGGGACACCAAATAGTGTCAACGCTGGGACCCCGGCCTGGACCCCATCTTCCCGTGGTGCCGCGCGGCACCCGCAGGGGTCGACCACCTGCACGCCTTGACCGCCCCGGCGCCCCTGGAGAGACTCCTGGGCAGCGGGAGCGCTTCAACGTGGTGTTGCGTCGAGCCGACACGGATCCATGGCGCTATCGCCTTGTCTTTCAACAGGTTTCGCCTCCTTCACCCTGGCTCGGCTCTTGCAGCCCCTCCCGCCGGAAGGAGGGGTCCGAGCGAGAAGATGCGTGTCCTGATCACCGGTGGCGCCGGCTTCATCGGCAGCTACTTCATCGAGCGACTGATCCGAGCCGGGTCCGAGGTCACCGTTCTGGACCTCGCACCCTGTCCGTATCCCGGGGTCCATTCCATCGTGGGCGACGTCCGCGACCCTGCCGCGGTCCGTGAGGCGATCCAGGGGGTGGACCGGGTCCTGCACCTGGCTGCAGCCCACCACGACTTCGGGATCTCCGAGCAGACCTACTTCGACGTCAACGAAGGCGCCGCCCGCGTGCTGGTCCAGGCGATGGAGGAGCACGGGGTACGGGAGCTCTGCTTCTACAGCTCCGTGGCAGTCTACGGGTCCACCCCGCCTCCCCGGACCGAAGCCACGCCGCCGAGCCCAGAAGCCCCCTACGGCGCGTCGAAGCTCGCGGGGGAACAGGTGTTTCGGGCCTGGACCGACTCCGGGCCGGATCGCACGGCCTGGGTGATTCGGCCGACGGTGGTCTTCGGACCTGGGAACTTCGCGAACATGTTCGCCCTGATCCGGCAGATCGCGCGGGGCCGCTTCCTTCAGATCGGCGAGGGCACCAACATCAAGAGCCTCGCCTACGTCGAGAACCTCGTCGACGCCACCTTCCACCTCTGGGAGCACGTGCGGGAGCCGGGATTCCACGTCTTCAACTATGCGGACAAACCGGATCTCTCCAGCGGTCGGATCGCGGATACGATCTACCGGGCCCTCGGGCGGACCCCTCCGTCGCTACGGGTGCCCCTCGGACTCGGGCTGCTCCTTGCAAAGCCCTTCGACTGGACGATCCGGCTGACCGGCGCCAACCTGCCGATCTCTGGAGCCCGCATCCGGAAACTGGCGGAGATGGAGACCCAGTTCGAAGCGGACCGCATTCAGCAGGCCGGCTTCTCGGCCGCCGTACCGTTGAGCGACGGGCTGAGCCGGATGGTCCGTTGGTACCTGGACGACGGGCGCTTCGCCACGCCCGTGCGCCGCCTGCCCCCGGCGGAGCCCCTCACTTCCCACTACGCCGCGACGCCACCGCCCTCGCCAGTCGAACGGCCGTGATCCTGCCCGGCATCATCGCCCTCCTCCTGGTCGTGCTCGCGTGGGGGCTGTACCCGATCGGGCTACGGGCCTTTGGGCGTCCGCCCCGCATCCATGCCGAGGGCGGGCCGGTCGAGGCGGTATCGGTGGTGA is a window from the Gemmatimonadota bacterium genome containing:
- a CDS encoding NAD-dependent epimerase/dehydratase family protein; the protein is MRVLITGGAGFIGSYFIERLIRAGSEVTVLDLAPCPYPGVHSIVGDVRDPAAVREAIQGVDRVLHLAAAHHDFGISEQTYFDVNEGAARVLVQAMEEHGVRELCFYSSVAVYGSTPPPRTEATPPSPEAPYGASKLAGEQVFRAWTDSGPDRTAWVIRPTVVFGPGNFANMFALIRQIARGRFLQIGEGTNIKSLAYVENLVDATFHLWEHVREPGFHVFNYADKPDLSSGRIADTIYRALGRTPPSLRVPLGLGLLLAKPFDWTIRLTGANLPISGARIRKLAEMETQFEADRIQQAGFSAAVPLSDGLSRMVRWYLDDGRFATPVRRLPPAEPLTSHYAATPPPSPVERP